The following is a genomic window from Amycolatopsis australiensis.
TGATCCCCGACGTCAGGAGTGACGAAATGACGCACAACGACGATCCGGCGGCGTCCGGCCGGCTGTCCGTGGCCGTGCTCGGCGCGGGTCTCATCGGCCTCGACCTGGTGGCCAAGGTCATCCGTTCCGAGCACCTGGACCTGGGCCTGGTCGCGGGCCGGGACGAAGCCACCGCCGGGCTGCGGCAGGCCGCCCGGCTCGGGGTGCCGGTCGCGGCGGGCGGCGTCCAGTCCCTCGTGGACGCCGAGCGTCCGTTCGACGTGGTGTTCGACGCCACCAACGCGGCGGCCCACGCCGAGCACGTGGCGAAGCTCGCGCCGTTCGGCACGCTCGTCGTCGACCTGACGCCCAGCCGCAGCGGGCCGATGATCTTCCCGACCGTCAACCGGGCGGACATCTCGGCGCACCGCGACCTCAGCATGGTCAGCTGCGGCGGCCAGGCGGCGGTGCCGATCCTGCACGCGATCGCGCAGTCCCACGAGATCGACTACGTCGAGGTCGTGACGACGGCCGCCAGCCTGAGCATCGGCCGCGGCACGCGCATGAACCTCGACGAGTACGTGGACACCACCCAGGAAGCGGTCCGCACCTTCACCGGGGTCTCGGACGTCAAGGCGATCCTCAACGTCAGCCCGGCGCGGCCGCCGGCGACCTTCCGGGTCGCCATGTCCTTGCTGGGCAAGGACCTGACGACGGAGTCGGTCCGGCCGGTGGTGACGGCGGCCGCGGCCGAAGTCCGCTCCTTCGCCCGGGGTTACGAGGTGAAGGCGTGCAGC
Proteins encoded in this region:
- a CDS encoding acetylating acetaldehyde dehydrogenase, with amino-acid sequence MTHNDDPAASGRLSVAVLGAGLIGLDLVAKVIRSEHLDLGLVAGRDEATAGLRQAARLGVPVAAGGVQSLVDAERPFDVVFDATNAAAHAEHVAKLAPFGTLVVDLTPSRSGPMIFPTVNRADISAHRDLSMVSCGGQAAVPILHAIAQSHEIDYVEVVTTAASLSIGRGTRMNLDEYVDTTQEAVRTFTGVSDVKAILNVSPARPPATFRVAMSLLGKDLTTESVRPVVTAAAAEVRSFARGYEVKACSADDGKAFIAVEVTSHGDRIPRYAGNLDIINSAALLVAESYAADRLPMAGVVNS